The Bradysia coprophila strain Holo2 chromosome II, BU_Bcop_v1, whole genome shotgun sequence genome has a segment encoding these proteins:
- the LOC119068732 gene encoding probable serine/threonine-protein kinase yakA isoform X4, producing MIMEGLETLVAPPHAFLLTESAAAAHFNVLSFDSLLKTAATTSSITTNNNNIFTANNNNHLNHYHLHHHQHQQHQQEQQQQQQQQQHHHQQHQHHQQQLHHHHQQSVEQSNTTSANNNNNCHPHLSLLTNVGDTVITDTQSSVEESQTVSESQTGDLNTPVTTSSDIPSFFGPSTVVEPPPISGSIESEELSLEPQSTSSPSCRSLCSPLKEERSTPTSIVKEETSNTSSASMYPHHNHHHQNTQNDTQHTQHHSPHIQTHQSPGKVSYRGIFTTTGSPNMGLGTAQMNSPQMSVMPGQMSPPSSGLSGWGLPSPDKTLYQPPLFGILGPGPQNTAQAHYAPHNQTSQTPSPIHHYDDRPHHVELLLQPTSYGSCVPTSMSLDMDQNSDIQYNRNSNCKQWLDSPADYNSQHSFVVPGPSSASSSGLIPKQEQFSMGCSNDSQIMQQNYNVNVQLAPYDPSTSKGHEILSQVYQQSPIPLKLVPVKPRKYPNRPSKTPVHERPYACPVEHCDRRFSRSDELTRHIRIHTGQKPFQCRICMRSFSRSDHLTTHIRTHTGEKPFSCDVCGRKFARSDEKKRHAKVHLKQRIKKENKMNQNNSNSHQQQQQQQQQQQQQQQQQQQQQQHHHQQQQHLHHMLHQDQDMIPIVSTSNTTSL from the exons ATGATCATGGAAGGATTGGAAACTCTTGTTGCGCCACCACACGCATTTCTACTGACCGAATCGGCTGCAGCGGCTCATTTTAATGTGCTCAGCTTTGACAGCCTACTGAAAACGGCAGCAACAACGTCTTCAATAACCACAAACAATAATAACATATTCACGGCCAACAATAACAATCACTTGAATCATTATCATCTGCATCATCATCAACATCAGCAGCACCAACAggagcagcagcagcaacaacagcaacaacagcatCATCATCAACAGCATCAACATCATCAGCAACAGTTACATCATCACCATCAGCAGTCCGTCGAACAATCAAACACAACGTCGGCCAACAATAATAACAATTGTCATCCCCATCTGAGTTTGTTGACGAACGTTGGCGATACAGTTATCACCGACACTCAATCATCGGTGGAAGAGTCACAGACTGTTTCTGAGTCACAAACGGGTGATTTGAATACACCTGTAACAACGTCCAGTGATATACCATCCTTTTTCGGACCGTCGACTGTCGTTGAACCACCACCCATTAGTG GCTCCATTGAATCCGAAGAACTCTCACTGGAACCTCAATCTACATCCAGCCCATCCTGTCGAAGTCTGTGCAGTCCGCTGAAGGAAGAGCGCAGTACACCCACCTCAATCGTCAAAGAAGAAACAAGTAATACAAGTAGTGCGAGCATGTATCCACATcataatcatcatcatcaaaatACCCAAAATGACACACAACACACTCAACATCATTCACCACACATACAAACCCATCAGTCACCCGGTAAAGTTTCTTATCGTGGCATTTTTACCACAACAGGTAGCCCGAACATGGGCTTGGGAACAGCTCAAATGAATTCACCGCAAATGTCTGTAATGCCGGGTCAAATGTCACCACCATCGTCGGGTTTAAGTGGATGGGGCTTGCCGAGTCCCGATAAAACGTTATATCAACCGCCACTGTTTGGTATTCTTGGACCGGGTCCACAGAATACAGCACAAGCTCACTACGCTCCCCACAATCAAACATCCCAAACACCCTCGCCCATCCACCACTATGATGACAGACCGCATCATGTTGAGTTACTATTACAACCGACAAGCTATGGCAGTTGTGTGCCAACGTCAATGTCCTTAGATATGGACCAAAATTCTGACATTCAGTACAACCGAAATTCAAATTGCAAACAGTGGTTGGACTCGCCAGCCGATTACAATTCACAGCATTCGTTCGTCGTTCCTGGTCCGTCATCAGCATCGTCATCGGGACTGATACCAAAACAAGAGCAATTCTCAATGGGTTGTTCGAACGACAGCCAAATAATGCAACAAAACTACAACGTCAATGTACAGCTGGCTCCGTACGATCCATCGACGAGTAAAGGTCATGAAATTCTGTCACAAGTGTACCAGCAGAGTCCGATTCCACTAAAACTAGTCCCAGTCAAGCCACGAAAATATCCAAACCGACCCAGTAAAACTCCAGTTCATGAGAGACCGTATGCGTGCCCGGTGGAACACTGTGATAGACGATTTTCCCGATCCGACGAATTGACGCGTCACATTCGGATACATACCGGACAG AAACCATTTCAATGTCGAATATGTATGCGATCATTTTCCCGTTCCGATCACCTAACCACTCACATAAGAACGCATACTGGGGAAAAACCGTTTTCCTGTGACGTTTGTGGCCGAAAATTTGCCCGTTCCGATGAAAAGAAACGACATGCAAAAGTTCACCTAAAACAACGCATCaagaaagagaacaaaatGAACCAGAACAATTCAAATAGCCaccagcagcagcagcagcagcagcagcagcaacaacaacaacaacaacaacaacagcagcagcagcagcatcatcaccagcaacaacaacatttgCATCATATGTTGCACCAAGATCAAGATATGATTCCAATTGTATCAACGTCGAATACAACTAGTTTGTAG